One window from the genome of Microscilla marina ATCC 23134 encodes:
- a CDS encoding tetratricopeptide repeat protein — protein sequence MSDFDQILQNYVRQILKIQQERAEAPLQTEELKRIAENLGLSENDWQHIQSTFDASLARGKSFVQYKSWDNAIKELQLAVKINPAHADALYHLAVAYWQRNRKKGKKTDMKQAEAYARRCVQADYAHDAALRLISRLEKQKTPKTSKQSILLVALVLLTTLGVSGYIIWDMSRDKMPINKLPVHATPPPPKPKNTEPVIVKKTDNRNVIDLPVVLHNGNDNATGLALDLESSLYRRGDYEMLYQLRGSIQSKVFEVSQLTLRLKLVDRNGEVKFEKDFEVLNADKDVPIRPNDYIPFAKIFRQQTFPPHFKDALLSVVKISKTSPEGKYEPAKLVPLQWEQSPPVGINIEVRQREETMIPNSDKFSHDFILEVKNTGTLTIKSLKVDVRWFNDKDKLAHNEEMTLVAPGNAMLKPQQTRLKKGEFMVGLKKANYKDFDLIILEIK from the coding sequence ATGAGCGATTTTGACCAAATACTACAGAACTATGTGCGTCAGATTCTCAAAATTCAGCAAGAACGTGCCGAAGCTCCTTTGCAAACCGAAGAGTTGAAACGTATTGCCGAAAATCTGGGGTTGAGTGAAAACGACTGGCAACATATACAAAGCACGTTTGATGCTTCGCTTGCCCGTGGTAAAAGTTTTGTGCAATACAAAAGCTGGGACAATGCCATAAAAGAGCTACAGCTTGCCGTAAAAATTAACCCCGCTCACGCCGATGCGCTTTACCACCTGGCAGTGGCATATTGGCAACGCAACCGCAAGAAGGGCAAAAAAACTGACATGAAACAGGCCGAAGCGTATGCACGTCGTTGTGTGCAGGCAGACTATGCCCATGATGCCGCCCTGCGTTTGATTAGTCGGCTCGAAAAACAAAAAACACCCAAAACCAGCAAGCAAAGCATACTATTGGTTGCCTTGGTATTGCTTACTACCCTGGGGGTGTCGGGGTATATTATATGGGACATGAGCCGCGATAAGATGCCCATAAATAAATTGCCTGTGCATGCTACACCACCTCCCCCCAAGCCCAAAAACACCGAACCTGTGATTGTAAAAAAAACAGATAACCGCAATGTGATTGATTTGCCTGTGGTGTTGCACAATGGCAATGACAATGCCACTGGGTTGGCGCTCGACCTGGAGAGCTCGTTGTATCGCCGGGGGGATTATGAAATGTTGTATCAGCTCAGGGGGAGCATTCAAAGCAAAGTGTTTGAGGTGTCGCAGCTTACCCTGCGGCTAAAGCTGGTTGACCGAAACGGAGAGGTGAAGTTTGAAAAAGACTTTGAGGTGTTAAACGCAGACAAAGATGTGCCTATACGCCCCAACGATTATATTCCTTTTGCTAAGATATTCAGACAACAAACCTTTCCCCCTCATTTTAAAGATGCCTTGCTAAGTGTAGTGAAAATTTCTAAAACATCGCCGGAAGGCAAATATGAACCTGCCAAACTGGTGCCCCTGCAGTGGGAACAGTCGCCTCCGGTGGGCATCAATATAGAGGTAAGGCAACGCGAAGAAACTATGATACCCAACAGCGACAAGTTTTCGCATGATTTTATACTTGAGGTGAAAAACACAGGAACGCTTACCATTAAAAGTTTAAAAGTAGATGTGCGTTGGTTTAACGACAAAGACAAGTTGGCGCACAACGAAGAAATGACCTTGGTAGCGCCTGGCAACGCCATGTTGAAACCACAGCAAACGCGCTTGAAAAAGGGGGAGTTTATGGTAGGGCTCAAAAAAGCCAACTACAAAGATTTTGACTTGATTATACTGGAAATAAAGTAG
- a CDS encoding aminotransferase class V-fold PLP-dependent enzyme, with protein sequence MNSFIHKVYLDTAGVSRLLPQAAHAMQTTIMAQQYQGKAGIKQEAARLIPSLRHQVATLLGCHPHETAITDNTTHGVNIVAQGIQWRKGDCILIPDNEFPSNVYPWLNLVAQGVEIVRIPTQQGKYTVEDIAKAITPKTRLVALSHVGYLSGFRADINAIGELCAQQGILFFVDAAQSAGLLNIDVKKAKVSALTTCSWKWLRGPVGAGFLYCSEELMPQLKPAYVGAGAMQQSESDPATLPFDFKPGAARFEYSSLNISSIAGVHAAIKHLNQVSTQKIEAKAYADISFLFGALRNAGCTMYTGQQPPEKTQTAGILSFKHPEIPTATIEQFLDQHDIAYAHWHGYTRLSPAYDTPQAALEQFVHILNHLLILA encoded by the coding sequence ATGAATAGCTTCATCCATAAAGTCTACCTAGACACTGCTGGCGTATCCAGGCTATTGCCCCAGGCAGCCCACGCCATGCAAACCACCATCATGGCCCAGCAATACCAAGGTAAAGCAGGCATCAAACAAGAGGCCGCCAGGCTCATCCCTTCATTGCGCCATCAGGTAGCCACCTTGCTTGGCTGCCACCCTCACGAAACCGCCATTACTGACAACACCACACACGGTGTAAACATTGTAGCGCAAGGCATACAATGGCGTAAGGGCGACTGTATTTTAATTCCCGATAATGAGTTTCCTTCCAATGTTTACCCCTGGCTAAACCTGGTAGCACAAGGAGTAGAGATTGTACGCATACCTACTCAACAGGGCAAGTATACTGTAGAGGATATTGCAAAAGCAATCACCCCTAAAACCCGCTTGGTCGCGCTTAGTCATGTAGGGTACTTGTCAGGGTTTAGAGCAGACATCAACGCTATAGGTGAGTTATGCGCCCAACAAGGCATATTGTTTTTTGTAGATGCTGCCCAAAGTGCCGGCTTACTAAATATCGATGTAAAAAAAGCCAAAGTATCGGCATTGACTACCTGCAGCTGGAAATGGCTCAGAGGTCCGGTAGGGGCTGGTTTTTTGTATTGCTCTGAAGAGCTGATGCCTCAGCTCAAACCAGCATATGTGGGGGCAGGCGCTATGCAACAGTCAGAGTCTGACCCTGCCACACTGCCTTTTGACTTTAAACCTGGAGCAGCCCGGTTTGAGTATAGTTCGCTCAATATATCTTCTATTGCAGGCGTACATGCCGCTATCAAACACCTGAACCAGGTGTCTACCCAAAAAATTGAGGCAAAAGCTTATGCTGACATTAGCTTTTTGTTTGGCGCTTTGCGCAACGCTGGCTGTACCATGTATACAGGTCAACAACCACCAGAAAAAACACAAACAGCTGGTATTTTATCGTTCAAGCACCCCGAAATACCTACTGCTACCATCGAACAATTTTTAGATCAACACGACATTGCCTATGCACACTGGCACGGCTATACCAGGCTATCGCCTGCGTATGACACCCCCCAAGCGGCACTAGAGCAATTTGTACATATACTTAATCACTTATTAATTTTAGCATGA
- a CDS encoding TIGR04149 family rSAM-modified RiPP, which produces MFRFKNKSFFINNNHLSKNQMKNIKGGNCCENGGTPPPPPAAARSTTPLVANLKPRKKS; this is translated from the coding sequence ATGTTTAGGTTCAAAAATAAGTCATTTTTTATCAACAACAATCATTTGAGCAAAAATCAAATGAAAAACATAAAAGGTGGCAACTGTTGTGAAAATGGTGGCACGCCGCCACCACCACCAGCTGCTGCCAGAAGTACTACTCCGTTAGTAGCAAATCTAAAACCTCGTAAAAAAAGTTAA